Proteins encoded together in one Lathyrus oleraceus cultivar Zhongwan6 chromosome 5, CAAS_Psat_ZW6_1.0, whole genome shotgun sequence window:
- the LOC127082517 gene encoding uncharacterized protein LOC127082517, translating into MIKVLVKFNIKCFKCGVKGHRVVDCSKDSVTCFKCGKSGHRANQYGVGSSVTCYNCGEKGHISTKCDKLKKEQAKGKVFALSGAEATTNDRLIQGTCFINGTPLTAIIDTGATHSFISLDCAKRLNLILSDMRRSMVIDTPAMGFVSTSYVCLNCPLSIFGRDFGIDLVCLPLEQLDVILGMNWLEFNRVYINCFEKTIIFPEVGAKEDWFVSAKQVDESVQGGAELFMLLATLDIREKRTIEEFPIVCEFAEVFPEDISDLPPEREVEFSIDLVPGTSPVSMAPYRMSASELKELKSQLEDLLEKRFIRPSVSPWGVPVLLVKKKEVVISSLQKVPRGLYMMGQPNNARVLWSFQQKFKMKKMKVFESKWNFDLF; encoded by the exons ATGATTAAAGTTTTAGTTAAA TTTAATATAAAG tgtttcaaatgtggcgTTAAAGGTCATCGTGTTGTTGATTGTAGTAAGGATTCTGTGacgtgtttcaagtgtggcaagagtGGTCACAGAGCAAACCAGTATGGAGTTGGTTCGAGTGTGACTTGTTACAATTGTGGTGAGAAGGGTCACATTAGTACCAAATGTGATAAGCTAAAGAAGGAGCAAgcgaagggaaaggtgtttgcattgtctggcGCGGAGGCCACTACCAATGATaggctaatccaaggtacgtgctttattaatggtacacctttgactgccattattgataccggtgcaacacattctttcatttctttggattgtgctaagcgattgaatcttatattatctgatatgcgtagaagtatggttattgatacacctgctatgggttttgtttctacttcctatgtgtgtctgaattgtccgttgagtatctttggtagggattttggaattgatttagtttgccttcctttagagcaacttgatgtgattttgggtatgaattggttagaatttaatcgggtgtatatcaactgtttcgagaagacaATTATTTTTCCCGAGGTTGGTGcgaaggaagattggtttgtgtctgctaagcaagtggatgaatcggtgcaaggtggtgctgagttgtttatgttgttggcaactttggatattcgtgagaagaggacgattgaagaatttccaatagtttgtgagtttgcggaggtattcccggaagatataagtgatttaccgccggaacgtgaggttgagttttcgattgatttagttcctggaactagtcctgtatcgatggctccctatcgaatgtctgcttctgagttgaaagagttgaagagtcaacttgaagacttgctcgagaagaggtttattcgtcctagtgtgtcgccgtggggtgtACCTGTTttgttggtcaagaagaaagaag TTGTGATCTCAAGCTTGCAAAAGGTTCCAAGAGGTTTGTATATGATGGGACAACCAAACAATGCTCGAGTTCTTTGGAGTTTTCAGCAAAAATtcaagatgaagaagatgaaggtTTTTGAGAGCAAATGGAATTTTGATCTGTTTTAG